The following coding sequences are from one Paenibacillus stellifer window:
- the rsmA gene encoding 16S rRNA (adenine(1518)-N(6)/adenine(1519)-N(6))-dimethyltransferase RsmA → MNGREEISSPRRTKEIIAAHGFSFKKSLGQNFLIDQNILNKIVDAAGLKENTGVLEIGPGIGALTERLAAEAGAVTAVEIDQRLIPILSDVLAPYPHVKIRHGDVLKVDLRQLFAEDFSGVERVSVVANLPYYVTTPILMKLLEEKLPLANIVVMIQKEVADRMAASPGGKDYGSLSIAVQYYSEPELICTVPHTVFIPQPNVESAVIRLKVRERPPVEVKDENHFFEVVRASFTQRRKTISNNLKARFFPKEGRERLEELLAAAGIEPSRRGETLSLAEYARLSDVLLEAGIS, encoded by the coding sequence ATGAACGGCAGAGAAGAGATTTCGTCTCCCAGACGGACCAAGGAGATTATCGCCGCCCACGGCTTCTCCTTCAAGAAGAGTCTGGGCCAGAATTTTTTGATTGACCAAAATATTTTGAACAAAATCGTGGACGCCGCCGGCCTGAAAGAGAATACAGGAGTGCTCGAAATTGGTCCGGGGATCGGCGCTCTGACAGAGCGCCTCGCTGCGGAGGCCGGGGCCGTGACGGCGGTCGAGATCGACCAGCGGCTGATCCCGATTCTGTCGGATGTGCTCGCGCCTTATCCGCATGTCAAGATCCGGCATGGCGATGTGCTGAAGGTGGATCTCCGGCAGCTGTTCGCCGAGGATTTCTCCGGGGTCGAGCGGGTCAGTGTGGTCGCCAATCTGCCTTACTATGTGACCACGCCGATTCTGATGAAGCTGCTGGAGGAGAAGCTGCCGCTGGCGAACATCGTGGTCATGATCCAGAAAGAGGTGGCGGACCGTATGGCCGCATCACCGGGAGGCAAGGATTACGGGAGTCTGAGCATTGCGGTCCAATACTACAGCGAGCCGGAGCTGATCTGCACGGTTCCGCATACGGTGTTCATTCCCCAGCCGAATGTGGAGTCGGCGGTCATCCGGTTGAAGGTCAGGGAGCGTCCGCCGGTTGAGGTGAAGGACGAGAATCATTTCTTCGAGGTAGTGCGGGCCTCCTTCACGCAGCGGCGCAAGACGATCTCCAACAATCTGAAGGCCCGCTTCTTTCCCAAGGAGGGCCGGGAGCGGCTGGAGGAGCTGCTTGCGGCAGCGGGCATCGAGCCGTCCCGGCGCGGCGAGACGCTAAGCCTGGCCGAATACGCGCGCCTTAGCGATGTGCTGCTTGAAGCGGGCATTTCGTGA
- the yabG gene encoding sporulation peptidase YabG has protein sequence MNIGDLVVRRSYGGDVTFRVEQLTRNQAVIKGTEFRLLADAPLSDLVRVPPAATSERGERARIKAAESLTELSRNRQERSRLGMSGTADLWDQPANAGSYFELPGKVLHLDGDPGYLGKSLSMYQQLRIPAEGHHVREPEMASVLYRLLPKVRPNIVVVTGHDGVLKSLTSYDLNSLHSYKNSQNFAAAISVARDYERSYDALTVVAGACQSHFEALIGAGANFASSPARVLIHALDPVYIAAKAALTSIRETVDLNDVLHHTISGSQGVGGVETRGSFRIGMPGLHDLSTLKVTPSAI, from the coding sequence ATGAATATTGGAGATCTGGTCGTTCGGAGGTCTTACGGCGGCGACGTGACGTTCCGGGTGGAGCAGCTGACGAGAAATCAGGCGGTCATCAAAGGAACGGAATTCCGGCTGCTGGCGGATGCACCTCTTAGCGATCTGGTCCGGGTGCCTCCTGCCGCTACGAGCGAGCGGGGAGAGCGTGCACGGATTAAGGCGGCGGAGTCGCTGACCGAGCTGAGCAGGAACCGGCAGGAACGCAGCCGGCTGGGAATGAGCGGGACGGCCGATCTGTGGGATCAGCCGGCAAATGCCGGCTCCTACTTTGAGCTTCCCGGAAAGGTGCTTCACTTGGATGGCGACCCGGGTTATTTGGGCAAGAGCCTCAGCATGTACCAGCAGCTGCGCATTCCGGCCGAGGGCCATCATGTGCGCGAGCCGGAGATGGCTTCGGTGCTGTACCGGCTGCTGCCCAAGGTGCGTCCGAACATCGTGGTCGTCACCGGACATGACGGTGTGCTGAAGTCGCTGACGTCCTATGACCTGAACAGTCTGCACAGCTACAAGAATTCGCAGAATTTCGCGGCTGCCATTTCGGTGGCCCGGGATTACGAGCGCAGCTACGACGCACTGACCGTTGTAGCGGGCGCCTGTCAGTCGCACTTTGAGGCGCTGATCGGGGCGGGAGCCAATTTCGCGAGCTCGCCGGCCCGTGTGCTGATTCATGCGCTTGATCCCGTCTATATCGCGGCCAAGGCGGCTCTGACTTCAATCCGCGAGACCGTTGACCTGAACGATGTGCTGCATCATACGATCAGCGGAAGCCAGGGTGTTGGCGGTGTTGAGACCCGGGGCAGCTTCCGCATTGGCATGCCGGGATTGCATGACTTGTCCACGCTGAAGGTAACGCCTTCGGCGATCTGA
- the veg gene encoding biofilm formation stimulator Veg, with protein MANNTLLEIKRSLEAHVGSKITLRANGGRRKTVERTGVLEETYPSVFIVKLDEEQQSFKRVSYSYADILTETVEITVCEDDVELPLMVAKA; from the coding sequence ATGGCTAATAACACGCTGTTGGAAATTAAACGCAGTCTCGAAGCTCATGTCGGTTCCAAGATTACTTTGCGGGCCAACGGTGGCCGCCGCAAGACGGTCGAACGCACCGGCGTCCTGGAAGAAACGTACCCTTCTGTATTTATCGTCAAGCTCGATGAGGAGCAGCAGTCCTTTAAGCGTGTTTCTTACAGCTATGCCGATATCCTGACCGAGACCGTTGAAATTACGGTCTGTGAAGATGATGTAGAACTGCCGCTTATGGTTGCAAAAGCGTAA
- a CDS encoding small, acid-soluble spore protein, alpha/beta type, whose protein sequence is MSRRRRSMMSEELKTELAKDLGFYETVEREGWGGIRAKDAGNMVKRAIQLAEQAARRS, encoded by the coding sequence GTGAGCCGCAGAAGACGGAGCATGATGTCCGAGGAGCTCAAGACCGAGCTGGCCAAGGATCTGGGATTCTATGAGACGGTGGAGCGCGAAGGTTGGGGAGGCATACGGGCAAAGGACGCCGGGAACATGGTGAAACGGGCGATCCAGCTTGCCGAACAGGCTGCGCGAAGATCCTGA
- the ispE gene encoding 4-(cytidine 5'-diphospho)-2-C-methyl-D-erythritol kinase: MKVYEKAPAKINLMLDVLRKRPDGFHEVEMIMTMVDLADRLELSEMKRDTIIISSQAGYIPLDEKNLAFQAARLLKERYGISRGVHIHLDKHIPVAAGLAGGSSDAAATLRGLNRLWRLGLSHTELQELGSELGSDIPFCVTGGTALATGRGEKLEPIFSMPQCWVILAKPPINVSTADVYGKLRADRITNHPSAALMREAVEARDFQAICGRLGNVLEEVTLKLHPEVLRLKEAMISLGADGVLMSGSGPTVFGLVSKQSKVPRIYNGLRGFCNEVYAVRSLC, encoded by the coding sequence TTGAAAGTATATGAAAAAGCGCCGGCCAAAATCAACCTGATGCTGGATGTGCTGCGCAAACGGCCGGATGGATTTCATGAGGTGGAAATGATCATGACCATGGTGGATCTCGCCGACAGGCTGGAGCTGTCCGAAATGAAGCGAGACACCATTATTATATCAAGCCAGGCCGGTTATATTCCGCTCGACGAGAAGAATCTGGCTTTTCAGGCGGCGAGGCTGCTCAAGGAACGTTACGGCATTAGCCGGGGCGTCCATATCCATCTGGATAAGCATATACCGGTCGCCGCCGGACTGGCCGGAGGAAGCAGCGACGCAGCAGCGACGCTTCGCGGCCTGAATCGGCTCTGGAGACTTGGCCTGTCGCATACGGAGCTTCAGGAGCTTGGCTCTGAGCTCGGCTCCGATATCCCTTTCTGTGTAACGGGCGGAACAGCCCTTGCCACCGGAAGAGGCGAGAAGCTGGAGCCGATCTTCAGCATGCCGCAATGCTGGGTTATCCTGGCCAAACCGCCGATCAATGTCTCCACGGCCGATGTGTACGGCAAGCTCCGGGCGGATCGGATTACGAACCATCCTTCCGCCGCATTGATGCGGGAGGCGGTGGAGGCCCGCGACTTCCAGGCGATCTGCGGAAGGCTCGGCAACGTGCTGGAGGAGGTTACCCTGAAGCTGCACCCCGAGGTGCTGCGGCTGAAGGAAGCGATGATCTCGCTGGGAGCGGACGGTGTGCTGATGTCCGGAAGCGGGCCGACCGTGTTCGGGCTCGTATCCAAGCAGTCGAAGGTGCCCCGGATTTACAACGGGCTGCGGGGATTTTGCAACGAGGTCTACGCGGTTCGTTCGCTGTGCTGA
- the purR gene encoding pur operon repressor, which produces MKKLKRSQRLVDMTQFLLEKPHELLPLSTFAERYGAAKSSISEDLAIIKEVFEGEGIGELQTLAGAAGGVKYIPVMPGEMALSFVQDLCRQLEQSDRILPGGYLYMSDLLGQPSLMEQAGKIIATAFYGVPIDTVMTVETKGIPLAYATAAQLGLPVVLVRRDHKVTEGSAVSINYVSGSHKSIHTMSLSRRALKEKSRVLIVDDFMKAGGTVGGMVDLLKEFNAEVAGVGVLVESDAVESEERLLHDYVSLIRLGEVDPKERRVSAYPGNFFNNPQI; this is translated from the coding sequence GTGAAGAAACTAAAAAGAAGTCAGCGTTTAGTGGATATGACCCAATTTTTGCTGGAAAAGCCGCATGAGCTGCTGCCGCTTTCCACTTTTGCCGAACGATACGGAGCGGCCAAGTCCTCCATCAGCGAGGACCTGGCGATTATCAAGGAAGTGTTCGAGGGCGAAGGCATCGGAGAGCTGCAGACGCTGGCCGGAGCGGCGGGCGGCGTGAAATACATTCCCGTTATGCCGGGAGAAATGGCCTTGTCCTTTGTCCAGGATCTGTGCAGACAGCTTGAACAGAGCGACCGGATTCTCCCGGGCGGTTATCTTTATATGTCCGACCTGCTGGGACAGCCATCCCTTATGGAGCAGGCAGGCAAGATCATTGCGACGGCTTTCTATGGCGTCCCGATCGATACTGTTATGACAGTGGAGACCAAAGGCATTCCGCTGGCTTATGCAACGGCGGCGCAGCTGGGGCTTCCGGTGGTGCTCGTACGGCGTGACCACAAAGTAACGGAGGGCTCGGCGGTCAGCATCAATTATGTATCGGGCTCCCATAAGAGCATACATACGATGTCCTTGTCGCGCAGAGCGCTTAAGGAGAAATCACGCGTGCTTATCGTCGACGACTTCATGAAGGCGGGCGGAACGGTCGGTGGCATGGTGGATCTGCTGAAGGAATTCAACGCGGAGGTCGCAGGCGTCGGCGTTCTCGTAGAATCGGACGCGGTGGAGTCGGAGGAGCGTCTTCTGCATGATTATGTGTCGCTCATTCGGCTGGGCGAGGTGGACCCCAAGGAACGGCGGGTCTCGGCGTATCCCGGTAATTTCTTCAATAATCCTCAGATATAA
- the spoVG gene encoding septation regulator SpoVG → MQITDVRLRRVNSEGRMKAIASITIDNEFVVHDIRVIDGNNGMFVAMPSKRTPDGEFRDIAHPISSGTREKIQTAVLAEYDRAATEEEVIEEGA, encoded by the coding sequence ATGCAAATTACGGATGTCAGACTCCGCCGCGTTAACTCTGAGGGGAGAATGAAGGCAATCGCATCCATTACCATCGATAACGAGTTTGTCGTTCACGACATTCGCGTCATTGACGGCAACAATGGAATGTTCGTTGCCATGCCCAGCAAACGTACGCCGGACGGGGAATTCCGTGACATCGCGCATCCGATTTCTTCCGGAACGCGTGAGAAGATCCAGACAGCGGTGCTTGCCGAGTATGACCGCGCGGCAACGGAAGAAGAAGTAATCGAAGAAGGAGCGTAA
- the glmU gene encoding bifunctional UDP-N-acetylglucosamine diphosphorylase/glucosamine-1-phosphate N-acetyltransferase GlmU: MKRMAVVLAAGQGKRMKSKLYKVLHPVCGKPMVGHVLDTVKATGCQRNIVVVGHGAESVQAYLGDSVEYVLQETQLGTGHAVMQAKDILGGEEGTLIVACGDTPLVKPETLAELMVLHEKRGAAATVLTAVMDNPAGLGRIIRTEDGALLKIVEQKDCTPEEDAIREINTGIYCFDNAKLFAALQQVTNQNAQGEYYLTDVIGILREQGELVLAFQTEDAAESIGVNDRLALSEAESQMRLRINRRHMLNGVTIIDPASTYIEADVTIGTDTVIYPGSVLKGKTAIGEGCTIGPSSEIEDSAISDGAKIKHSVLSGAEVGARTSVGPFAYLRPGSVLGEDVKIGDFVEIKKATIGDGSKVSHLSYVGDAVVGKNVNVGCGAITVNYDGFNKSLTEIEDEAFIGSNVNLIAPVKVGKGAYVVAGSTITRTVAEGDLAIARQRQENKPGYADKIRARAKAKKSQRHPS; the protein is encoded by the coding sequence TTGAAAAGAATGGCTGTTGTTTTGGCCGCGGGTCAGGGGAAGCGCATGAAGTCGAAGCTGTACAAAGTGCTGCATCCCGTCTGCGGAAAGCCGATGGTAGGGCATGTGCTTGACACAGTCAAAGCAACCGGCTGCCAGCGCAATATTGTGGTGGTAGGACACGGCGCCGAGAGCGTACAAGCTTACTTGGGCGATTCGGTGGAATATGTTCTTCAGGAGACCCAGCTTGGAACCGGCCATGCCGTTATGCAGGCCAAGGATATCCTAGGCGGGGAAGAAGGCACCCTGATTGTTGCTTGCGGAGATACGCCGCTTGTGAAGCCGGAAACGCTGGCCGAGCTGATGGTGCTGCATGAGAAGCGGGGAGCAGCGGCGACAGTCTTGACCGCCGTAATGGACAATCCCGCAGGACTCGGACGCATTATCCGCACCGAGGATGGCGCGCTGCTGAAGATTGTGGAGCAGAAGGACTGCACGCCCGAAGAGGATGCCATACGCGAAATCAATACCGGGATCTACTGTTTCGACAACGCCAAGTTGTTCGCGGCGCTGCAGCAGGTGACGAACCAGAACGCGCAGGGCGAATATTACTTAACCGATGTTATCGGCATTTTGCGGGAACAAGGAGAGCTGGTGCTTGCCTTCCAGACGGAGGACGCAGCGGAGTCGATCGGCGTGAACGACCGCCTGGCGCTGTCCGAGGCTGAAAGCCAAATGCGCCTTCGCATCAACCGCCGCCATATGCTGAATGGAGTAACGATTATAGATCCTGCCTCAACCTATATAGAAGCCGATGTAACAATCGGCACGGACACGGTGATCTACCCGGGTTCGGTATTGAAAGGCAAGACCGCTATCGGAGAGGGCTGTACCATCGGACCCTCCAGCGAAATTGAAGACAGCGCCATTAGTGACGGAGCCAAGATCAAACATTCCGTCTTAAGCGGTGCCGAAGTCGGCGCACGGACTTCCGTTGGGCCTTTTGCCTATTTGCGTCCGGGCAGCGTCCTGGGTGAAGATGTGAAGATCGGCGACTTTGTGGAGATCAAAAAAGCCACCATCGGCGACGGCTCCAAAGTATCCCACCTGAGCTATGTCGGCGACGCCGTCGTCGGCAAGAACGTGAACGTGGGCTGCGGGGCCATCACGGTCAACTACGACGGATTTAACAAATCTCTGACGGAGATCGAGGATGAGGCCTTTATCGGCAGCAACGTCAACCTGATCGCTCCCGTCAAGGTCGGCAAAGGCGCTTATGTGGTAGCCGGATCTACGATCACTAGAACGGTCGCCGAAGGCGATCTCGCAATCGCGAGACAGCGTCAGGAGAACAAGCCGGGTTATGCGGACAAGATCCGTGCCCGGGCCAAAGCGAAAAAAAGCCAGCGCCATCCATCGTAA
- a CDS encoding ribose-phosphate diphosphokinase: MAYLDSKLKIFTCNSNPKLAHQIADYIGIPMGESHTTSFSDGEIQVKLSESVRGCHVYIVQSTCGPVNDNLMEMLVMIDALKRASAKSINVVIPYYGYARQDRKARSRDPITAKLVADLIERAGAHRVITMDLHAMQIQGFFNIPVDHMLGVPILAQYFRSKQIQNPVVVSPDHGGVVRARKLADFLNAPLAIIDKRRPEPNVSEVMNIIGNIEGKTAILIDDIIDTAGTIVLGANALMEGGVKEVYACCTHPVLSGPAHERLENSPIKEVVVTDTIPIRHEKPTSKLRVLSVAPLLGEAIIRVHEELSISKLFEIE; encoded by the coding sequence ATGGCTTATCTGGATTCCAAATTAAAAATTTTCACCTGTAACTCCAACCCGAAGCTGGCTCATCAGATCGCCGATTATATCGGGATTCCGATGGGCGAGTCCCATACGACCAGTTTCAGCGACGGCGAAATTCAGGTCAAATTGTCGGAGAGCGTTCGCGGCTGCCATGTCTACATCGTGCAGTCGACATGCGGCCCGGTCAACGACAACCTGATGGAGATGCTGGTCATGATCGACGCGCTGAAGCGCGCCTCGGCCAAGAGCATCAATGTCGTCATTCCATATTACGGATATGCCCGCCAGGACCGCAAGGCTCGCTCGCGCGATCCGATCACCGCTAAGCTGGTAGCCGACCTGATTGAACGTGCTGGCGCGCACCGCGTCATTACGATGGACCTGCATGCCATGCAGATTCAGGGCTTCTTCAATATTCCAGTGGATCATATGCTGGGCGTGCCGATTCTGGCGCAGTATTTCCGGTCGAAGCAGATTCAGAATCCGGTCGTCGTCTCTCCCGACCATGGAGGCGTGGTCCGTGCCAGAAAGCTGGCTGACTTCCTGAATGCGCCGCTGGCGATTATCGACAAGCGCCGTCCGGAGCCGAATGTTAGTGAAGTTATGAACATCATCGGTAACATCGAAGGCAAGACGGCAATCCTCATCGACGACATCATTGATACGGCCGGTACGATTGTGCTGGGGGCCAACGCTCTGATGGAAGGCGGCGTGAAAGAAGTGTACGCCTGCTGTACGCACCCGGTACTGTCCGGACCTGCGCATGAGCGTCTCGAGAACTCGCCGATCAAAGAGGTTGTAGTCACCGACACGATTCCGATCCGCCATGAGAAGCCTACCTCCAAGCTGAGAGTGCTGTCTGTGGCTCCGCTGCTCGGTGAGGCGATTATCCGCGTTCACGAGGAGCTGTCCATCAGCAAGCTGTTCGAGATTGAATAA
- the pth gene encoding aminoacyl-tRNA hydrolase yields the protein MKWIVGLGNPGPQYAKTRHNVGFMALDELARRHGISFNQNKCKSVIGEGNIGGTKVVLIKPMTFMNLSGEAVRAYMDYYKVALEDMIVVYDDLDTEVGKIRLRYQGSAGGHNGIKSLIQHTGTQSFNRIRMGISRPEPGYAIIDYVLGTFPKKESERLTDMIGSTCDALEFSLDHTFEQTMAKFNG from the coding sequence ATGAAATGGATCGTCGGTCTGGGCAACCCGGGGCCGCAGTACGCCAAGACCCGGCATAATGTCGGCTTTATGGCTCTGGATGAGCTGGCGCGGCGCCACGGCATCTCTTTTAACCAGAACAAGTGCAAGTCCGTCATCGGGGAAGGAAATATCGGCGGGACCAAGGTCGTGCTGATCAAGCCGATGACCTTCATGAATCTATCGGGCGAAGCGGTTCGCGCTTATATGGATTATTATAAGGTCGCCCTCGAGGATATGATTGTCGTCTACGACGATCTCGATACGGAAGTGGGCAAAATCCGGCTGCGCTATCAGGGCAGCGCCGGAGGGCATAACGGAATCAAGTCACTCATTCAGCATACCGGTACGCAGAGCTTCAACCGGATCCGCATGGGCATTTCGCGGCCGGAGCCGGGCTATGCCATTATTGATTATGTGCTGGGGACCTTCCCCAAGAAGGAAAGCGAGCGGCTAACCGATATGATCGGCAGTACCTGCGATGCGCTGGAATTCAGCCTGGATCATACCTTTGAACAGACGATGGCCAAGTTTAACGGCTGA
- a CDS encoding anti-sigma-F factor Fin family protein, with product MAIHYVCRHCRTVLGSIPRSAVSEMKLGLHSLTPAERRDIIAYDSEGGITVKVTCDYCKEALEYNPELSLLANPLQ from the coding sequence ATGGCAATACACTATGTGTGCAGACACTGCCGGACCGTTCTCGGGAGCATTCCAAGAAGTGCGGTCAGTGAGATGAAGCTGGGCCTTCATTCCTTGACCCCCGCAGAACGCAGAGATATAATAGCGTATGATTCGGAAGGCGGGATTACCGTAAAGGTAACCTGCGACTACTGCAAGGAAGCCCTGGAGTATAATCCGGAGCTGAGCTTGCTGGCCAACCCGCTTCAATAG